One segment of Panicum virgatum strain AP13 chromosome 1K, P.virgatum_v5, whole genome shotgun sequence DNA contains the following:
- the LOC120657623 gene encoding stellacyanin-like, with product MASLRAAVFAVSCALLAASVSSAAPPSVFKVGDERGWVVPSANGTETYNHWAKRNRFQVGDILNFKYANDSVLLVSHDDYKQCSTETPVRRFTGGDTKFTLDGLGPFYFVSGVPGHCEKGQRMIARVRMPSSLTAGVPAAAPGMPPTVGAGGAPRPAAPSVAASGSASTPAPSPLLEASGATSRRALSVVSSGLAVAGVVSLFVVV from the exons ATGGccagcctccgcgccgccgtgttCGCCGTCTCCTGCGCCCTCCTCGCGGCGTCCGtgtcgtcggcggcgccgccgtcggtgTTCAAGGTCGGCGACGAGCGCGGGTGGGTGGTGCCGTCTGCCAACGGCACCGAGACGTACAACCACTGGGCCAAGAGGAACCGCTTCCAAGTCGGCGACATCCTGA ATTTCAAGTACGCCAACGACTCGGTGCTGCTGGTGAGCCACGACGACTACAAGCAGTGCAGCACGGAGACGCCGGTGAGACGGTTCACGGGCGGCGACACCAAGTTCACGCTCGACGGCCTCGGCCCCTTCTACTTCGTCAGCGGCGTCCCGGGCCACTGCGAGAAGGGGCAGCGCATGATCGCGCGCGTCAGGATGCCCTCCTCCCTGACGGCCGgcgtcccggcggcggccccggggATGCCGCCCACCGTCGGAGCCGGAGGCGCGCCCaggcccgccgcgccgtcggTCGCCGCTTCCGGATCCGCCTCCACTCCCGCCCCGAGCCCGCTGCTGGAGGCCAGCGGCGCGACGTCGAGGCGGGCGCTTAGCGTTGTGTCGTCCGGGCTCGCGGTCGCGGGCGTCGTCAGTCTGTTCGTGGTGGTTTGA
- the LOC120640386 gene encoding tRNA (guanine(9)-N1)-methyltransferase-like, with the protein MADEADVEQAAAAAAGDGAQPPALSKSARKKLPKQERQAARKAAEKERRRADVERRRREWEEALAAAPSDEARAEMVAARRETRRERVGRRAEERGARAERLRRAAEGAGQKVVLDLEFADLMRPNEIHSLTQQIMHCYAVNGRSANPAHLWLTGCSGEMATHLQRIPGYDKWIIEKAAKPYLEAFEDHKENLVYLTADAETVLDDLNMSKIYIIGGLVDRNRWKGITLKKAAEQGIQSAKLPIGNYLKMSSSQVLTVNQMFEIMLKFVETRDWKTSFFHVIPQRKRGEAQAGDDEAKVSLDDNDDAAEGDRNGNLSEENLEKVLDEEVDDGVVEELEDEETDVSNKRQCVRHEDAGAGHQGRSGAVAEATPAGVEATPQAGQAKESNDGGED; encoded by the exons ATGGCTGACGAAGCGGACGTGGAgcaagccgcggcggcggcggcgggggacggGGCGCAGCCACCTGCGCTGTCGAAGAGCGCGAGGAAGAAGCTGCCGAAGCAGGAGCGCCAGGCTGCCCGGAAGGCGGCGGagaaggagcggcggcgcgccgacgtggagaggcggaggcgcgagtgggaggaggcgctcgccgccgcgccgtcggacGAGGCGCGCGCcgagatggtggcggcgcggcgggagacGCGGCGCGAGCGGGTGGGCCGCCGGGCGGAGGAGCGCGGGGCCCGCGCCGAGCGGCTCCGGCGCGCGGCCGAGGGCGCGGGACAGAAGGTGGTGCTGGACCTCGAGTTCGCGGACCTCATGCGGCCCAACGAGATCCATAGCCTCACGCAACAG ATTATGCACTGCTATGCAGTGAATGGGAGATCTGCAAACCCAGCTCACCTGTGGTTGACAGGTTGCAGTGGAGAAATGGCGACCCATCTTCAGAGAATTCCTGGGTATGATAAGTGGATCATTGAAAAAGCAGCCAAGCCTTATCTTGAAGCATTTGAAGATCATAAAGAAAACCTTGTGTATCTTACAGCGGATGCTGAGACTGTGCTTGATGATCTAAACATGTCGAAAATATACATCATTGGTGGCCTGGTTGATCGAAACAGATGGAAAGGCATAACACTGAAAAAGGCAGCTGAGCAGGGTATTCAATCTGCAAAGCTTCCTATTGGAAACTATCTAAAGATGTCAAGTTCCCAG GTTCTTACAGTTAACCAAATGTTTGAGATAATGCTGAAGTTTGTGGAAACAAGGGACTGGAAGACATCATTCTTCCATGTGATCCCACAGAGGAAGCGAGGAGAAGCTCAAGCTGGAGATGACGAGGCCAAAGTAAGCTTGGACGACAATGATGATGCAGCCGAGGGAGACAGAAACGGAAACCTTTCCGAGGAAAACCTGGAAAAGGTTCTTGATGAAGAAGTGGACGATGGTGTTGTTGAAGAGCTGGAAGACGAAGAAACGGATGTGTCCAACAAGAGGCAGTGTGTTAGACATGAGGACGCGGGAGCTGGGCATCAGGGTCGCTCCGGCGCTGTAGCAGAGGCGACGCCAGCCGGGGTAGAGGCTACACCGCAGGCTGGGCAAGCCAAGGAATCAAACGACGGTGGCGAGGACTGA
- the LOC120657631 gene encoding nuclear transcription factor Y subunit B-10-like: MDSASGFLPAGAANGSGSGGGGQQQAAAPIREQDRLMPIANVIRIMRRVLPPHAKISDDAKETIQECVSEYISFITGEANERCQREQRKTITAEDVLWAMSRLGFDDYVEPLSVYLHRYREFEGEARGVVGLATPGAARGGDHHHPSMALKSRAPGAMAQHHHDMQMHASMYRAPAVLPPGAPHHGHGFVSMPHHGGGGHQYLPYPYEAAYAGEHAMAAYYGSAAAYGAPGNGGSGDGSGSSGGSASRTPQGGSFEHQHPFASYK, translated from the coding sequence ATGGACTCCGCCAGCGGCTTCCTCCCTGCCGGCGCGGCCAACGGCTCggggtcgggcggcggcgggcagcagcaggcggcggcgccgatccGCGAGCAGGACCGGCTGATGCCGATCGCGAACGTGATCCGCATCATGCGGCGCGTGCTGCCCCCGCACGCCAAGATCTCGGACGACGCCAAGGAGACGATCCAGGAGTGCGTGTCCGAGTACATCAGCTTCATCACCGGGGAGGCCAACGAGCGGTGCCAGCGGGAGCAGCGCAAGACCATCACCGCCGAGGACGTGCTCTGGGCCATGAGCCGCCTCGGCTTCGACGACTACGTCGAGCCGCTCAGCGTCTACCTCCACCGCTACCGCGAGTTCGAGGGCGAGGCGCGGGGCGTCGTCGGCCTCGCCACCCcgggcgccgcgcgcggcggcgaccaccaccaccccaGCATGGCGCTCAAGtcccgcgcgcccggcgccaTGGCGCAGCACCACCACGACATGCAGATGCACGCCTCCATGTACAGGGCTCCCGCCGTGCTCCCGCCGGGCGCCCCGCACCACGGCCACGGGTTCGTCAGCATGCCGcaccatggcggcggtggccaccAGTACCTGCCGTACCCGTACGAGGCCGCGTACGCCGGCGAGCACGCCATGGCCGCGTACTACGGGTccgcggcggcgtacggcgcgcCCGgcaacggcggcagcggcgacgggagcggcagcagcggcgggagcGCGTCGCGCACGCCGCAGGGCGGCAGCTTCGAGCACCAGCACCCCTTCGCGTCGTACAAGTAG
- the LOC120656106 gene encoding nuclear transcription factor Y subunit B-1-like, translated as MDKALRSPVITKLHKIIERMGRKAKRGGAKQGVRDAGKAKVAPADRASPGGEGGSASAAAAGLPMANLVRLMRQVIPKGVKVSAGAKHLTHDCAVEFVGFVAGEASEQAREQHRRIVSPEDFTRASQTLGLDDYVEPMSTYIRRYREHHHIAAGYGGFVTRAPAVVTATAAAAPVTAPGVPCFSDEEMQHPSSMVPPPNGEPRWRGEPRPWLHWIHVRVGSVACMAVQ; from the exons ATGGACAAGGCACTTCGCTCTCCAGTCATCACAAAGTTGCACAAGATCATCGAGAGGATGGGCCGCAAGGCAAAGCGCGGCG GTGCGAAGCAGGGCGTCCGTGACGCCGGGAAGGCGAAGGTCGCGCCGGCTGACCGCGCCTCGCCGGGCGGGGAGGGAGGCAGTgcgagcgcggccgccgccgggctgccGATGGCCAACCTCGTGCGCCTCATGCGGCAGGTGATCCCCAAGGGCGTCAAGGTCTCCGCGGGCGCCAAGCACCTCACCCACGACTGCGCCGTCGAGTTCGTCGgcttcgtcgccggcgaggcgtCCGAGCAGGCCAGGGAGCAGCACCGCCGCATCGTCTCGCCCGAGGACTTCACCCGCGCGTCCCAGACGCTCGGGCTCGACGACTACGTCGAGCCCATGAGCACGTACATCCGCCGCTACCGCGAGCACCACCACATCGCTGCCGGCTACGGCGGGTTCGTGACGCGCGCTCCTGCCGTCGTCACTGCtacagctgcggcggcgcccgtgACGGCCCCCGGCGTGCCATGCTTTTCTGATGAGGAGATGCAGCACCCGAGCTCCATGGTGCCTCCCCCGAATGGAGAACCACGATGGCGAGGGGAGCCACGACCATGGTTACACTGGATACATGTGAGAGTTGGATCTGTTGCATGTATGGCTGTCCAGTAA